A region from the Rosa rugosa chromosome 6, drRosRugo1.1, whole genome shotgun sequence genome encodes:
- the LOC133715282 gene encoding DUF724 domain-containing protein 3-like isoform X3 produces the protein MKNPKEEISCLPCGYFSRGAKVEVRDVQGAWFPAHVLDPNPNPSPFSLRNRKQKLLVVEYETLVSDDDPLKPLTEEIEVGLLRPSPPAEEEEGFEVNDVVDAFNLDAWWPGVVMSVVGDKYTVGFKSPPDLLELGSGELRRHWDWRGGEWTRAGKEMMMQLDFSPGEDVEVNLHRERVWYAWIPAIYVGPLGGNSFLVRYKGANNGDENGFVKAVSDYQIRPLPPQQEERAFELLGMVDAYQDMCWWVGDITKVLTEERYVVTLRFTKQEKQFRSSDLRHHSEWIGSKWVSDPKALENSIVNEERLRYTRSNYRNSEEKTPCHTKSQMKQSTCLVNKSPYGNTNKKLKLSELSNDGATFSSPTPSKKLKGERSEDSISLLALFGREKSIKTSNRKGPFEDGEKSEQQHVGQLDGEVTTPVKRRGGRRKSQADSPSPGVRQGSKARRPKLHDEHVINGIESSGISSENEVMGGSKARSSCLLPMEDNQQHNEDGTSSGIKLKRKLPMLVVEHSKDPTTGSGDSVRDGRAVASVEKVKLAVSGIPAKEPDHDQSLFIKEGNSVKTVEGSISGRKIETGVKGDVEQEDSPNLPFVKSIPLWENIESMEVFKRFPQKPHFHPVLKTKEVFREGSAFGKMLAFSSLVDRTSKIRIGDPRNVIDSNLEATVELELHGFDVDAIKCRLTGLLDLKAKLEELQNQSKVVETKITACRQNTIKDTETISRIDKEIKDLEANIKGLKKKRAMVVSMCSAKDSELSKLQSEAKVISEGIQSIQHGFDILAAAPL, from the exons ATGAAGAACCCGAAGGAGGAGATCAGTTGTCTCCCATGTGGGTATTTCAGCCGCGGCGCGAAAGTCGAGGTGCGCGACGTACAAGGTGCATGGTTTCCTGCTCATGTCCTGGACCCAAATCCAAACCCGTCCCCATTCTCGCTTCGGAATCGGAAGCAGAAGTTGCTGGTGGTAGAGTATGAAACTCTCGTCTCCGACGACGACCCTTTGAAGCCGCTGACGGAGGAAATCGAGGTGGGTTTGCTCCGGCCTTCGCCGCctgcggaggaggaggaggggttTGAGGTAAACGACGTCGTTGACGCGTTTAATTTGGACGCGTGGTGGCCCGGGGTGGTGATGAGTGTTGTGGGGGACAAGTACACGGTGGGGTTTAAGAGCCCGCCGGATTTGCTGGAGCTTGGGAGCGGCGAGCTGCGGCGGCATTGGGATTGGCGCGGCGGCGAGTGGACTCGCGCCGGGAAGGAG ATGATGATGCAATTGGATTTCAGCCCTGGGGAAGATGTTGAAGTGAACCTACACAGAGAACGTGTATGGTATGCTTGGATACCGGCAATTTATGTTGGTCCATTAGGGGGCAATTCTTTCCTGGTTCGTTATAAGGGTGCGAATAATGGTgatgaaaatggttttgttaaAGCTGTATCGGACTATCAGATTCGACCTCTCCCTCCGCAGCAAGAGGAAAGAGCTTTTGAATTGTTGGGAATGGTGGATGCATACCAAGATATGTGTTGGTGGGTTGGAGACATTACAAAAGTTCTTACAGAGGAAAGGTATGTTGTCACATTAAGATTCACAAAGCAGGAGAAGCAATTCAGATCGTCAGACCTGAGGCACCACTCAGAATGGATTGGTAGCAAATGGGTGTCTGACCCTAAG GCACTTGAAAATTCTATTGTCAATGAAGAACGATTAAGATATACAAGAAGCAATTACAGAAACTCCGAAGAAAAAACACCTTGTCATACTAAGTCTCAAATGAAGCAGTCGACTTGTCTTGTGAATAAATCACCTTACGGAAATACGAATAAGAAACTCAAATTATCTGAGCTTTCTAATGATGGCGCAACATTTTCAAGTCCAACTCCTTCAAAGAAGTTAAAAGGGGAACGCTCAGAGGACTCCATATCTCTGTTAGCATTATTTGGCAGGGAAAAATCAATTAAAACATCCAACAGAAAAGGGCCTTTTGAAGATGGAGAG AAGTCTGAGCAACAACATGTCGGGCAACTGGATGGTGAAGTAACCACTCCCGTAAAAAGAAGGGGTGGACGACGAAAATCACAAGCTGATAGCCCATCCCCTGGTGTTAGACAGGGTTCAAAGGCTAGACGACCAAAATTGCATG ATGAGCATGTAATTAACGGAATTGAATCTTCTGGGATCAGTTCGGAGAATGAAGTAATGGGGGGATCAAAGGCTAGAAGCTCATGTCTGCTCCCTATGGAG GATAACCAACAACATAATGAAGATGGAACAAGCAGTGGAATAAAACTGAAGAGAAAACTGCCTATGTTGGTTGTTGAACACTCAAAAGATCCAACAACAG GTTCTGGAGATTCGGTGAGAGATGGCCGAGCTGTAGCTTCTGTAGAGAAAGTTAAGCTGGCTGTGTCTGGAATTCCTGCAAAGGAACCTGATCATGATCAATCTTTATTTATAAAGGAAGGGAATTCTGTAAAAACCGTGGAGGGATCAA TAAGTggaagaaaaattgaaactgGAGTCAAAGGTGATGTGGAGCAAGAAGACAGTCCAAATTTGCCTTTTGTGAAAAGTATCCCACTATGGGAAAATATTGAATCCATGGAAGTATTCAAAAGATTTCCACAGAAGCCGCATTTTCATCCTGTACTGAAAACTAAAGAGGTGTTTCGTGAGGGATCGGCTTTCGGAAAAATGTTAGCCTTTAGCTCTTTGGTAGACCGGACCTCCAAGATACGGATTGGTGATCCTAGAAACGTCATTGATAGCAACTTGGAAGCGACAGTTGAATTGGAACTGCACGGCTTTGATGTTGATGCCATAAAGTGTCGTCTGACTGGGTTGCTAGACCTGAAAGCCAAGCTGGAGGAGCTTCAAAACCAGTCCAAAGTTGTTGAAACCAAGATCACGGCGTGTAGACAAAACACAATCAAGGACACTGAAACTATCAGTAGAATTGACAAGGAGATCAAGGACTTAGAAGCAAACATCAAGGGCTTGAAGAAAAAACGGGCCATGGTTGTGTCAATGTGTTCGGCCAAAGATTCCGAGCTTAGCAAGTTGCAGTCAGAAGCAAAAGTTATCAGTGAAGGCATTCAGAGCATCCAACATGGTTTCGACATACTAGCTGCTGCTCCATTATGA
- the LOC133715282 gene encoding DUF724 domain-containing protein 3-like isoform X2, with the protein MKNPKEEISCLPCGYFSRGAKVEVRDVQGAWFPAHVLDPNPNPSPFSLRNRKQKLLVVEYETLVSDDDPLKPLTEEIEVGLLRPSPPAEEEEGFEVNDVVDAFNLDAWWPGVVMSVVGDKYTVGFKSPPDLLELGSGELRRHWDWRGGEWTRAGKEMMMQLDFSPGEDVEVNLHRERVWYAWIPAIYVGPLGGNSFLVRYKGANNGDENGFVKAVSDYQIRPLPPQQEERAFELLGMVDAYQDMCWWVGDITKVLTEERYVVTLRFTKQEKQFRSSDLRHHSEWIGSKWVSDPKALENSIVNEERLRYTRSNYRNSEEKTPCHTKSQMKQSTCLVNKSPYGNTNKKLKLSELSNDGATFSSPTPSKKLKGERSEDSISLLALFGREKSIKTSNRKGPFEDGEKSEQQHVGQLDGEVTTPVKRRGGRRKSQADSPSPGVRQGSKARRPKLHVKKSSGIDKVYEQNLEDEHVINGIESSGISSENEVMGGSKARSSCLLPMEDNQQHNEDGTSSGIKLKRKLPMLVVEHSKDPTTGSGDSVRDGRAVASVEKVKLAVSGIPAKEPDHDQSLFIKEGNSVKTVEGSISGRKIETGVKGDVEQEDSPNLPFVKSIPLWENIESMEVFKRFPQKPHFHPVLKTKEVFREGSAFGKMLAFSSLVDRTSKIRIGDPRNVIDSNLEATVELELHGFDVDAIKCRLTGLLDLKAKLEELQNQSKVVETKITACRQNTIKDTETISRIDKEIKDLEANIKGLKKKRAMVVSMCSAKDSELSKLQSEAKVISEGIQSIQHGFDILAAAPL; encoded by the exons ATGAAGAACCCGAAGGAGGAGATCAGTTGTCTCCCATGTGGGTATTTCAGCCGCGGCGCGAAAGTCGAGGTGCGCGACGTACAAGGTGCATGGTTTCCTGCTCATGTCCTGGACCCAAATCCAAACCCGTCCCCATTCTCGCTTCGGAATCGGAAGCAGAAGTTGCTGGTGGTAGAGTATGAAACTCTCGTCTCCGACGACGACCCTTTGAAGCCGCTGACGGAGGAAATCGAGGTGGGTTTGCTCCGGCCTTCGCCGCctgcggaggaggaggaggggttTGAGGTAAACGACGTCGTTGACGCGTTTAATTTGGACGCGTGGTGGCCCGGGGTGGTGATGAGTGTTGTGGGGGACAAGTACACGGTGGGGTTTAAGAGCCCGCCGGATTTGCTGGAGCTTGGGAGCGGCGAGCTGCGGCGGCATTGGGATTGGCGCGGCGGCGAGTGGACTCGCGCCGGGAAGGAG ATGATGATGCAATTGGATTTCAGCCCTGGGGAAGATGTTGAAGTGAACCTACACAGAGAACGTGTATGGTATGCTTGGATACCGGCAATTTATGTTGGTCCATTAGGGGGCAATTCTTTCCTGGTTCGTTATAAGGGTGCGAATAATGGTgatgaaaatggttttgttaaAGCTGTATCGGACTATCAGATTCGACCTCTCCCTCCGCAGCAAGAGGAAAGAGCTTTTGAATTGTTGGGAATGGTGGATGCATACCAAGATATGTGTTGGTGGGTTGGAGACATTACAAAAGTTCTTACAGAGGAAAGGTATGTTGTCACATTAAGATTCACAAAGCAGGAGAAGCAATTCAGATCGTCAGACCTGAGGCACCACTCAGAATGGATTGGTAGCAAATGGGTGTCTGACCCTAAG GCACTTGAAAATTCTATTGTCAATGAAGAACGATTAAGATATACAAGAAGCAATTACAGAAACTCCGAAGAAAAAACACCTTGTCATACTAAGTCTCAAATGAAGCAGTCGACTTGTCTTGTGAATAAATCACCTTACGGAAATACGAATAAGAAACTCAAATTATCTGAGCTTTCTAATGATGGCGCAACATTTTCAAGTCCAACTCCTTCAAAGAAGTTAAAAGGGGAACGCTCAGAGGACTCCATATCTCTGTTAGCATTATTTGGCAGGGAAAAATCAATTAAAACATCCAACAGAAAAGGGCCTTTTGAAGATGGAGAG AAGTCTGAGCAACAACATGTCGGGCAACTGGATGGTGAAGTAACCACTCCCGTAAAAAGAAGGGGTGGACGACGAAAATCACAAGCTGATAGCCCATCCCCTGGTGTTAGACAGGGTTCAAAGGCTAGACGACCAAAATTGCATG TCAAGAAGAGCAGTGGAATTGACAAAGTATATGAACAAAATCTTGAAGATGAGCATGTAATTAACGGAATTGAATCTTCTGGGATCAGTTCGGAGAATGAAGTAATGGGGGGATCAAAGGCTAGAAGCTCATGTCTGCTCCCTATGGAG GATAACCAACAACATAATGAAGATGGAACAAGCAGTGGAATAAAACTGAAGAGAAAACTGCCTATGTTGGTTGTTGAACACTCAAAAGATCCAACAACAG GTTCTGGAGATTCGGTGAGAGATGGCCGAGCTGTAGCTTCTGTAGAGAAAGTTAAGCTGGCTGTGTCTGGAATTCCTGCAAAGGAACCTGATCATGATCAATCTTTATTTATAAAGGAAGGGAATTCTGTAAAAACCGTGGAGGGATCAA TAAGTggaagaaaaattgaaactgGAGTCAAAGGTGATGTGGAGCAAGAAGACAGTCCAAATTTGCCTTTTGTGAAAAGTATCCCACTATGGGAAAATATTGAATCCATGGAAGTATTCAAAAGATTTCCACAGAAGCCGCATTTTCATCCTGTACTGAAAACTAAAGAGGTGTTTCGTGAGGGATCGGCTTTCGGAAAAATGTTAGCCTTTAGCTCTTTGGTAGACCGGACCTCCAAGATACGGATTGGTGATCCTAGAAACGTCATTGATAGCAACTTGGAAGCGACAGTTGAATTGGAACTGCACGGCTTTGATGTTGATGCCATAAAGTGTCGTCTGACTGGGTTGCTAGACCTGAAAGCCAAGCTGGAGGAGCTTCAAAACCAGTCCAAAGTTGTTGAAACCAAGATCACGGCGTGTAGACAAAACACAATCAAGGACACTGAAACTATCAGTAGAATTGACAAGGAGATCAAGGACTTAGAAGCAAACATCAAGGGCTTGAAGAAAAAACGGGCCATGGTTGTGTCAATGTGTTCGGCCAAAGATTCCGAGCTTAGCAAGTTGCAGTCAGAAGCAAAAGTTATCAGTGAAGGCATTCAGAGCATCCAACATGGTTTCGACATACTAGCTGCTGCTCCATTATGA
- the LOC133715282 gene encoding DUF724 domain-containing protein 3-like isoform X1 has product MKNPKEEISCLPCGYFSRGAKVEVRDVQGAWFPAHVLDPNPNPSPFSLRNRKQKLLVVEYETLVSDDDPLKPLTEEIEVGLLRPSPPAEEEEGFEVNDVVDAFNLDAWWPGVVMSVVGDKYTVGFKSPPDLLELGSGELRRHWDWRGGEWTRAGKEMMMQLDFSPGEDVEVNLHRERVWYAWIPAIYVGPLGGNSFLVRYKGANNGDENGFVKAVSDYQIRPLPPQQEERAFELLGMVDAYQDMCWWVGDITKVLTEERYVVTLRFTKQEKQFRSSDLRHHSEWIGSKWVSDPKALENSIVNEERLRYTRSNYRNSEEKTPCHTKSQMKQSTCLVNKSPYGNTNKKLKLSELSNDGATFSSPTPSKKLKGERSEDSISLLALFGREKSIKTSNRKGPFEDGEKSEQQHVGQLDGEVTTPVKRRGGRRKSQADSPSPGVRQGSKARRPKLHVSVKKSSGIDKVYEQNLEDEHVINGIESSGISSENEVMGGSKARSSCLLPMEDNQQHNEDGTSSGIKLKRKLPMLVVEHSKDPTTGSGDSVRDGRAVASVEKVKLAVSGIPAKEPDHDQSLFIKEGNSVKTVEGSISGRKIETGVKGDVEQEDSPNLPFVKSIPLWENIESMEVFKRFPQKPHFHPVLKTKEVFREGSAFGKMLAFSSLVDRTSKIRIGDPRNVIDSNLEATVELELHGFDVDAIKCRLTGLLDLKAKLEELQNQSKVVETKITACRQNTIKDTETISRIDKEIKDLEANIKGLKKKRAMVVSMCSAKDSELSKLQSEAKVISEGIQSIQHGFDILAAAPL; this is encoded by the exons ATGAAGAACCCGAAGGAGGAGATCAGTTGTCTCCCATGTGGGTATTTCAGCCGCGGCGCGAAAGTCGAGGTGCGCGACGTACAAGGTGCATGGTTTCCTGCTCATGTCCTGGACCCAAATCCAAACCCGTCCCCATTCTCGCTTCGGAATCGGAAGCAGAAGTTGCTGGTGGTAGAGTATGAAACTCTCGTCTCCGACGACGACCCTTTGAAGCCGCTGACGGAGGAAATCGAGGTGGGTTTGCTCCGGCCTTCGCCGCctgcggaggaggaggaggggttTGAGGTAAACGACGTCGTTGACGCGTTTAATTTGGACGCGTGGTGGCCCGGGGTGGTGATGAGTGTTGTGGGGGACAAGTACACGGTGGGGTTTAAGAGCCCGCCGGATTTGCTGGAGCTTGGGAGCGGCGAGCTGCGGCGGCATTGGGATTGGCGCGGCGGCGAGTGGACTCGCGCCGGGAAGGAG ATGATGATGCAATTGGATTTCAGCCCTGGGGAAGATGTTGAAGTGAACCTACACAGAGAACGTGTATGGTATGCTTGGATACCGGCAATTTATGTTGGTCCATTAGGGGGCAATTCTTTCCTGGTTCGTTATAAGGGTGCGAATAATGGTgatgaaaatggttttgttaaAGCTGTATCGGACTATCAGATTCGACCTCTCCCTCCGCAGCAAGAGGAAAGAGCTTTTGAATTGTTGGGAATGGTGGATGCATACCAAGATATGTGTTGGTGGGTTGGAGACATTACAAAAGTTCTTACAGAGGAAAGGTATGTTGTCACATTAAGATTCACAAAGCAGGAGAAGCAATTCAGATCGTCAGACCTGAGGCACCACTCAGAATGGATTGGTAGCAAATGGGTGTCTGACCCTAAG GCACTTGAAAATTCTATTGTCAATGAAGAACGATTAAGATATACAAGAAGCAATTACAGAAACTCCGAAGAAAAAACACCTTGTCATACTAAGTCTCAAATGAAGCAGTCGACTTGTCTTGTGAATAAATCACCTTACGGAAATACGAATAAGAAACTCAAATTATCTGAGCTTTCTAATGATGGCGCAACATTTTCAAGTCCAACTCCTTCAAAGAAGTTAAAAGGGGAACGCTCAGAGGACTCCATATCTCTGTTAGCATTATTTGGCAGGGAAAAATCAATTAAAACATCCAACAGAAAAGGGCCTTTTGAAGATGGAGAG AAGTCTGAGCAACAACATGTCGGGCAACTGGATGGTGAAGTAACCACTCCCGTAAAAAGAAGGGGTGGACGACGAAAATCACAAGCTGATAGCCCATCCCCTGGTGTTAGACAGGGTTCAAAGGCTAGACGACCAAAATTGCATG TTTCAGTCAAGAAGAGCAGTGGAATTGACAAAGTATATGAACAAAATCTTGAAGATGAGCATGTAATTAACGGAATTGAATCTTCTGGGATCAGTTCGGAGAATGAAGTAATGGGGGGATCAAAGGCTAGAAGCTCATGTCTGCTCCCTATGGAG GATAACCAACAACATAATGAAGATGGAACAAGCAGTGGAATAAAACTGAAGAGAAAACTGCCTATGTTGGTTGTTGAACACTCAAAAGATCCAACAACAG GTTCTGGAGATTCGGTGAGAGATGGCCGAGCTGTAGCTTCTGTAGAGAAAGTTAAGCTGGCTGTGTCTGGAATTCCTGCAAAGGAACCTGATCATGATCAATCTTTATTTATAAAGGAAGGGAATTCTGTAAAAACCGTGGAGGGATCAA TAAGTggaagaaaaattgaaactgGAGTCAAAGGTGATGTGGAGCAAGAAGACAGTCCAAATTTGCCTTTTGTGAAAAGTATCCCACTATGGGAAAATATTGAATCCATGGAAGTATTCAAAAGATTTCCACAGAAGCCGCATTTTCATCCTGTACTGAAAACTAAAGAGGTGTTTCGTGAGGGATCGGCTTTCGGAAAAATGTTAGCCTTTAGCTCTTTGGTAGACCGGACCTCCAAGATACGGATTGGTGATCCTAGAAACGTCATTGATAGCAACTTGGAAGCGACAGTTGAATTGGAACTGCACGGCTTTGATGTTGATGCCATAAAGTGTCGTCTGACTGGGTTGCTAGACCTGAAAGCCAAGCTGGAGGAGCTTCAAAACCAGTCCAAAGTTGTTGAAACCAAGATCACGGCGTGTAGACAAAACACAATCAAGGACACTGAAACTATCAGTAGAATTGACAAGGAGATCAAGGACTTAGAAGCAAACATCAAGGGCTTGAAGAAAAAACGGGCCATGGTTGTGTCAATGTGTTCGGCCAAAGATTCCGAGCTTAGCAAGTTGCAGTCAGAAGCAAAAGTTATCAGTGAAGGCATTCAGAGCATCCAACATGGTTTCGACATACTAGCTGCTGCTCCATTATGA